A section of the Acanthochromis polyacanthus isolate Apoly-LR-REF ecotype Palm Island chromosome 1, KAUST_Apoly_ChrSc, whole genome shotgun sequence genome encodes:
- the svopl gene encoding putative transporter SVOPL gives MDDGMKIQLVSAIHLQEVELQEKPADKQQGSDKADQTFTVEDAVETIGFGRFHILLFVIMGSSNIVEAMEIMLLAVVSPEIRCEWRLDDWQVALVSTMVFLGFMVCGVLGGYVADRYGRWKVVFGGFIWSAYFSLLTSFAPSYGWFIFLRSMVGCGVAGVSQGFVLKTEFIPAKHRAFLLPLATIFWMTGSMLIIILGMLVVPTLGWRWMIRISVTPSVVLIFLFKFIPESARYNVSAGNVDAAVQTLQRIARMNRSSLPPGRLVEPAVTERGSWRTLLNSSFRRTSILLWYSWFVASFSYYGSVLSSSELLEKNLLCVTNPDREHQVKHRHEDGLCYCIPFAFDDYQTLLISCLGEIALVPLNIGLLNIFGRKMSLTVLQLIAAIFFMLINICTTMFGFTVLLFLLRSLVSMNFNVVYIYTAEVYPTSARSLGMGFCTSFSRIGGMIAPFIAQVLMSRSVFLALSPFSVACLLCALGNFLLPIETRGRALLQSS, from the exons ATGGACGACGGGATGAAGATTCAGCTGGTGAGCGCCATCCACCTGCAGGAGGTGGAACTGCAGGAGAAGCCTGCAGACAAGCAGCAGGGCAGCGACAAGG ctgaTCAGACGTTTACGGTTGAAGACGCCGTAGAAACGATCGGTTTTGGACGTTTTCACATCCTGCTGTTTGTCATCATGGGCAGTTCTAAT attgtGGAGGCGATGGAGATCATGCTCTTGGCCGTCGTGTCTCCAGAGATTCGCTGTGAGTGGCGTCTGGATGATTGGCAGGTCGCTCTGGTCTCCACG ATGGTGTTTCTGGGCTTCATGGTGTGTGGAGTTCTGGGAGGATACGTAGCCGACAGATATGGACGCTGGAAG GTTGTGTTTGGAGGCTTCATCTGGAGCGCCTACTTCTCTCTCCTCACGTCGTTTGCTCCGTCCTACGGTTGGTTCATCTTCCTTCGTAGCATGGTTGGTTGTGGTGTCGCTGGAGTGTCGCAGGG gTTCGTGTTGAAGACGGAGTTCATCCCGGCGAAGCATCGAGCGTTTTTGCTGCCGCTGGCGACG ATCTTCTGGATGACTGGCTCCATGCTGATCATCATCTTGGGGATGTTGGTGGTTCCAACTCTGGGATGGAGGTGGATGATCCGGATCTCCGTCACTCCGAGTGTCgtcctcatcttcctcttcaAG TTTATTCCGGAGTCGGCTCGCTACAACGTCTCGGCCGGAAATGTTGACGCTGCCGTTCAGACGCTGCAGCGAATCGCCAGAATGAACCGATCGTCTCTTCCTCCTGGACGCCTGGTGGAACCTGCAGTG ACGGAACGAGGCAGCTGGAGGACTCTGCTCAACTCGTCCTTCAGGAGAACGTCCATCCTGCTCTGGTACTCCTG gtttgtggCCTCCTTCTCCTACTACGGTTCAGTTCTGAGCAGTTCTGAGTTGCTGGAGAAGAACCTGCTCTGTGTGACGAATCCGGACCGAGAACATCAGGTGAAGCACCGCCATGAGGATGGACTGTGTTACTGCATCCCCTTCGCCTTCGATGACTACCAGACGCTGCTCATCAGCTGCCTGGGGGAGATCGCAT TGGTTCCTTTAAACATCGGTTTACTCAACATCTTTGGACGGAAGATGTCTCTGACAGTTCTGCAGCTGATAGCGGCCATTTTCTTCATGCTGATCAACATCTGCACGACCAT GTTTGGCTTCACAGTTCTGCTGTTCCTGCTGCGATCTCTGGTCTCCATGAACTTTAATGTGGTTTATATTTACACAGCTGAG GTGTATCCCACCTCAGCCCGATCTCTGGGGATGGGTTTCTGTACGTCGTTCAGTCGGATCGGAGGAATGATCGCTCCGTTCATCGCTCAG GTGCTGATGTCTCGGTCGGTGTTTCTGGCACTCAGTCCCTTCTCGGTTGCCTGTCTTCTCTGCGCTCTGGGAAACTTCCTGCTGCCGATTGAAACTCGAGGTCGAGCTCTGCTG CAAAGCTCCTGA